TGTTCTGCACTATGGTAGCAATGTTGAGTTCTCCATCCTGGGTGATTTCAGCAATTTCTTCTGCGCTGAAACCATTTGCTTGAAAGATATCGTCTCCTTCAATGTTTATGAACATGGGATCTATGTAAAGATTAAGGTTAATGGTGGGAGGAGTGTTGTTTTCATTTGCATTGTTCGAGCTATCGTTTTGGACTTCGGCAAAAGAGGCTTCAATTTCTGGTGCAGGTATGAAATATTGATTAGCTCCATCTGTTCTTTTAAAAATCGATGAGGATTTATTCGGGCTTACCGCACCAAATGAAGATACGGGATTCCCCCGCTCCAGCCTGCAAACTGAGGCACTGGCCAGGCCGGAAAGAAGGAACAGCGTTAAAATACTGAATATCCCTACCCACAAGGTGAACCTTTTTATTTTTTTCATTCGATTGCCCTCCTTTTTGGTTGGAAGGGGTGGCTTTGAGCCACCCCTTCTTTGGGTGAATGTTCAGGTCGGTGACTAATTATTAACACAGGGGTTTGAGTTTGTGTTCAATGACAGCGATGCCCACGTCTTATTCTACTGCCTATACTTACATCTTCCAGGCTTATGTCTTCGAGTTCGATTTCGGTTTTCTCAAGTTCTACTTCTACTACGGTGAACATGTTAGCATCGTTATTCTGGGGGGCGATGATGGTCTGGTCTTGGTAGCTCATTGCCAGGTTGCCGTTAATTCCACCCATTGCCAGGGCCGCAGAAATGGGACCCACTCCACCACCACCACTGGCGTCGTCAGATTCTGCATCCTGGTCTCCAGTTCCCTGAGCTGCAAACTGGTAGATAAGATTATCCTGGCTGACTCCCCAGATAAAGGTGTTTTGGCAGGTTGAAGGACCAGTTATGTTGACATTTGAGTTCTGATTGATGGTTTCCGTCTCAGTTTCAGTTTCACTGGGGCCAGTGTAAGTTCCACTATCGCCAACTACCACAACCGCTATGTCTTCAAGGTTTAGATCAAGCCCACCGAATGCAAATGCTACACCTAATCCCAAAACCAGAGCTACGCTTACCAGTAATACCAGAAATAAACGATACATCCTTACTCCTCCTTCCAGAAATTTGATGCTTTCATTTTCGTATGGGATAAATCGGGCAGGAAGGGCCAGAAGTCACAAAAAGAGATAAAGAAAGTGGGACAAGTGGAAAAAGAGGTAAGGAAAAGAGAAGGAAAAGGGGGATATTATCCCCTCTTCCCTCTCCAGCCCAGAAGCTCTATCTTTTGAAATTTCCAACTTCCGCTAACTTTTATTAAAGTAATGCGCAGGCTGTCGGTAGCTTCCCAGCCCTCACCGTCTGCAGTCTGCACCCAGTGCTCTTCAGCAAGGACAATGGCCCTTGTTTCGCTCGAGAAAGTCACATCTAAGATTTCAAAAGAGTCCTCTACTATTTCACTTTCTTCAAGTCCCAGGTAGGTGTTGAGATGAGTTCTCAGGTCTTCCCAGCTACTCAGAGTAATTTTGGATCCGGAAGAGGCAGAGACGGTATAAGGTATGGTGTAAAAGGTGATTATCTGGTCCAGGTCGTTAGAAAGCAATGCCTGCTCATAGTTATCAAAGAACTGCTCGATTTCCGTCCGCAAAACCAGGGCTGTTTCCTCAGAAACCGTGGTTACCGAACACCCTGCAAAAAGGACAGGTAACACGGCGAACACTGCTAACCAGAAATACTTTTTCATGGTGCTTCCCTCCTTGAGTTTTTAAATAGTATATCAGATGTCCCGCCTGGTGGTTTCATCAGACTCCAGAATTCCCGCTTCCAGGGCGAAGACTATAAGCTTCATCCTGTTTTCAATGCCCAGCTTGGAAAGAATGTTGCTGATGTAGTTTTTGACCGTCTTTTCGCTGATGAAAAGCTCCCTGGCTATGGTCTGGTTGTCTTTACCCTGGGCAACCAGGGTGAGGATTTCTTTCTCTCTTTTGCTAAGCTCGTCAAGCAGGGGAGAGACTTTTCTGGGAGTGGAAAGGTTTTTTTTGAACTCTTCGAGCAACATTCCCGAGACTTCTTCTGCAAAGACCATGTCCCCCTGCAGGGCTGCTTCGATGCAACTGGTGATTTTGGAGAAGGGCGCGGCTTTCAGAAGGTAACCGTTCACTCCTGCTGAGACGGCTTGGATGAGAAGCTCTCTGGAGGCGTCCATGGTGAGAATCAGTACCTTTAGGTCCGGAAGGCGGGATTTGAGCTCTTCGGCAACCTGGATGCCATTTGCATCAGAGAGATGAACATCCATAAGTACGATGTCCGGTTTTTCAAGGGGTATTTTCTGGATGGCTTCTTTGCTGCTTGTGAAAATAGAGCAGCGGCCGATTTTGGTTTTGCTTTCCAAGAGAGCCTTCAGGCCGTCAGCAAATAGGGCATGGTCATCCACAATGGCTATTTTAGTGTTTTCCATTTTTTTAACCACTTCTGGGAATCACCGCCTTCAGGATAGTTCCTCTATCTTCTTTCGAAGAGACCCGAAACGCCCCCTGGAGGAGAGCTACGGTCCCTTGAATTCCTTTTAGGCCGTATCCCTGTCCTGTTTCTTCTGCAATCATTCGTGATACGTTGAACCCCTTTCCGTTGTCCTTAAAAATGACGTAGAAGTGGTCCTTCCATAATCCAACTTTTACCTTCACTTTGGTAGCTTGAGCATGTTTTTCTACGTTGCGGGCAGCCTCTCGTATAAGGGCCATTATTGCTTCCCGGAGCCGGGGAGTTAGCTCCTCGGTTTTCACATTCGCTTTGACCTTAGTTTTAACTTTGGAAAAGATAAAGGTCTCCATCAGGGCTTGCTGGATTTCTTCTCTGAGCGGCAGGTTGGGAATAGTAGCTTCTCTCAGATTTTTCAGGATATCGCGGGACCTTTCTAAGGAAGCAGAAAGCCCCCGTTCGGTCCTTTCCATGAGGGATAGTGTTTCCTTGGATAGTTTTATGTCTTCCTTTTTAAGCATTTCTCTGATTAGCTGAAAGTGTAGCTGCAGACCGGCAATGTCCTGGGTGAGTCCATCGTGGAGTTCCCTGGCCAGAGCAAGGCGTTCCTGTTTTCTGGCCAGGGCCAGGTTCTGCTGAAAAAGAAGCAGGTTACCAAACAGCGCTGCCCAGAGGTCCATGACTGAGCGAAAGGCTGTCTGGGCAAGCAAAGAGGGGGGAAAGGGGCAGAATGCAAAAAAGTATCCAAAGGGTTTGCCCAGGTGGTGGGGTCGGTAAAAGACAAGAAACTTTAGTTTTTTGGAAAGGCGCTCAGGCAGGTATTCAGCGAGAAGGGCTTTTTCTTTTCTGGTAAGAGTAATAACGCCGTACTGCTTGAACAGAAAGTTTTTTTTGAAGCTTCTGGAAAGCAGTTCAGTAATTTTTTGAATATCAGGGTTTCCTGAAGGCTCGGCTTTAGGATATATGTGAAACTCCACTTTCTGAAAGTCACTGCTATCTAAAAAAACGCTCAAGGTGGCGTCGACCAGCTTCTGGCCCGCGGAAATCAGGTTTTCGATGTAAATTGTTCTATCCATCAATGGTGAGATTTTGGCAAGGGTGTCCAGAGCAGAATTCAACTTTTTAAGAACCTTCTCTCTCTCTTTTTTGAGCCACATTTGCTGAAGTATTATGGCTATTTCTTGAGCAAGAAGGTTTATGAAAGAAAGAGTATCGGGAGGGAAGACCCCCTGGGGCTTGTTGAGAGTCAGGATACCTGTGACATTTCCCTTTTCATCGAGTAGCGGAACACA
This portion of the Thermatribacter velox genome encodes:
- a CDS encoding response regulator, translating into MENTKIAIVDDHALFADGLKALLESKTKIGRCSIFTSSKEAIQKIPLEKPDIVLMDVHLSDANGIQVAEELKSRLPDLKVLILTMDASRELLIQAVSAGVNGYLLKAAPFSKITSCIEAALQGDMVFAEEVSGMLLEEFKKNLSTPRKVSPLLDELSKREKEILTLVAQGKDNQTIARELFISEKTVKNYISNILSKLGIENRMKLIVFALEAGILESDETTRRDI
- a CDS encoding GAF domain-containing sensor histidine kinase — protein: MFRKEKDILRHLLETSIKVLGCSSGTIAFFDASRSRFVILATLSMAQERLKKPYLSATRGIVAHVLRTGQPLIIDEEHSPPFPRWRNRKRERCSICVPLLDEKGNVTGILTLNKPQGVFPPDTLSFINLLAQEIAIILQQMWLKKEREKVLKKLNSALDTLAKISPLMDRTIYIENLISAGQKLVDATLSVFLDSSDFQKVEFHIYPKAEPSGNPDIQKITELLSRSFKKNFLFKQYGVITLTRKEKALLAEYLPERLSKKLKFLVFYRPHHLGKPFGYFFAFCPFPPSLLAQTAFRSVMDLWAALFGNLLLFQQNLALARKQERLALARELHDGLTQDIAGLQLHFQLIREMLKKEDIKLSKETLSLMERTERGLSASLERSRDILKNLREATIPNLPLREEIQQALMETFIFSKVKTKVKANVKTEELTPRLREAIMALIREAARNVEKHAQATKVKVKVGLWKDHFYVIFKDNGKGFNVSRMIAEETGQGYGLKGIQGTVALLQGAFRVSSKEDRGTILKAVIPRSG